Proteins encoded within one genomic window of Procambarus clarkii isolate CNS0578487 chromosome 31, FALCON_Pclarkii_2.0, whole genome shotgun sequence:
- the LOC123758652 gene encoding uncharacterized protein, whose amino-acid sequence MSKEEPGEDLESIKRRQAETRFKLNLANRHISTLYTQVQDLEVQFKTAIKHKKHSARYNLRQKLAVIMGLKIVYLNYCSVKSQELERINQKLQSFTGREEEAMDTDSNEEPNLAILEM is encoded by the exons ATGTCAAAGGAAGAGCCTGGTGAAGATCTAGAGTCCATAAAGCGACGGCAAGCAGAGACACGCTTTAAGCTGAACCTTGCCAACAGACACATCAGTACTCTGTATACTCAG gtGCAAGATCTGGAGGTTCAGTTTAAAACGGCCATCAAACACAAAAAACACTCGGCTCGCTACAATCTACGCCAGAAACTAGCAGTGATCATGGGTCTGAAAATTGTCTACCTCAATTATTGTTCAGTAAAGTCTCAGGAACTAGAACGTATCAACCAAAAACTTCAGTCTTTTACCGGCAGGGAGGAAGAGGCTATGGACACTGATTCCAATGAAGAGCCAAATTTGGCAATTTTGGAAATGTAA
- the LOC123758651 gene encoding general transcription factor 3C polypeptide 6, with protein MAESDSEYEEEETLVMVELHGVIDSEIFAQDSFDKFKILSIDSEHPILQVENFVFTGDYEHTMGTAVFFEEEDKRVKKCDPVFCKKPSRMLKYVCKTSKKLTMKRVFISEKLAEDEDNRSLKMEHSEDGDPLATGCSLNVSDVVSTDEAEEAHLNEDDCVSDPLSVEDIDTSHTGEEDPISNLELIDDPECREVDSSMI; from the coding sequence ATGGCGGAGTCTGACAGTGAATATGAAGAAGAGGAAACCCTAGTCATGGTAGAGTTACATGGGGTCATTGACTCAGAGATTTTTGCACAAGATTCTTTTGATAAGTTCAAGATACTGTCCATAGACTCTGAACACCCCATTTTGCAGGTTGAAAATTTTGTGTTCACGGGTGACTATGAACACACAATGGGTACAGCAGTTTTCTTTGAAGAGGAAGATAAAAGGGTTAAGAAATGTGATCCTGTATTTTGTAAGAAGCCGTCGAGAATGCTCAAATATGTTTGCAAGACTAGCAAGAAGCTCACAATGAAGCGAGTGTTTATATCGGAGAAGCTAGCTGAAGATGAAGATAACAGAAGCTTGAAGATGGAACACTCTGAGGATGGTGACCCGCTTGCTACAGGATGCAGCTTAAATGTGAGCGATGTTGTGTCGACTGATGAAGCAGAAGAGGCTCATCTAAATGAGGATGACTGTGTGAGTGACCCATTATCGGTAGAAGACATCGATACTAGTCACACAGGTGAAGAGGATCCTATAAGCAATCTTGAATTGATAGATGATCCTGAGTGTAGAGAAGTTGACAGTAGTATGATTTAG